In Bacteroides coprosuis DSM 18011, the following are encoded in one genomic region:
- a CDS encoding Sporulation domain-containing protein (InterPro IPR007730~KEGG: bfs:BF3728 hypothetical protein~PFAM: Sporulation-related domain~SPTR: Putative uncharacterized protein;~IMG reference gene:2504105795~PFAM: Sporulation related domain), translating into MVRKAFILGLSLCCSCLYAQEKKDIITSLKADKPGQGKVRIFQDPKIEALLKSVTAEVVSTGDKNIIKATGYRIQVFAGNNTREARNRAISIGEQVAKLFPELAVYTPFVSPRWICRVGDFRSIEEADAMLRKLRATNKFKEVSIVREQIVIPLD; encoded by the coding sequence ATGGTTAGAAAAGCATTTATATTAGGACTTAGTCTGTGTTGTAGTTGTCTCTATGCACAAGAAAAAAAAGATATTATAACCTCTCTTAAAGCAGATAAACCTGGTCAAGGGAAAGTGCGTATATTTCAAGATCCTAAAATTGAAGCTTTATTGAAAAGTGTAACTGCAGAAGTTGTTTCTACAGGTGATAAAAATATTATTAAAGCTACAGGCTATAGAATTCAAGTTTTTGCTGGTAATAATACACGAGAAGCAAGAAATAGAGCTATTTCCATAGGCGAACAAGTTGCCAAGCTTTTTCCTGAACTAGCTGTTTATACGCCATTTGTATCCCCAAGATGGATATGTAGAGTAGGAGACTTTAGAAGTATTGAAGAAGCAGATGCTATGTTGCGTAAGCTTCGAGCGACAAATAAATTTAAAGAGGTATCAATTGTGCGGGAACAGATTGTTATTCCTCTAGATTAA
- a CDS encoding triosephosphate isomerase (COGs: COG0149 Triosephosphate isomerase~InterPro IPR000652~KEGG: bfs:BF3729 triosephosphate isomerase~PFAM: Triosephosphate isomerase~PRIAM: Triose-phosphate isomerase~SPTR: Putative triosephosphate isomerase;~TIGRFAM: Triosephosphate isomerase~IMG reference gene:2504105796~PFAM: Triosephosphate isomerase~TIGRFAM: triosephosphate isomerase), translating to MRKNIVAGNWKMNKNLQEGIQLAKDVNAILANETPNCDVIICTPFIHLASVTPLVDASKIGVGAEDCADKESGAYTGEVSASMVASTGAKYVILGHSERRAYYHETSATLKDKVNLALANGLTPIFCVGEVLEERESNKQNEIVKSQLAEALFELSAEEFGKLVIAYEPVWAIGTGKTASSAQAQEMHAFIRSVIADKYGKDVANNTSILYGGSCKASNAKELFANPDVDGGLIGGASLKAEDFKGVIDGFKA from the coding sequence ATGAGAAAAAACATTGTTGCAGGAAACTGGAAAATGAACAAAAACCTTCAAGAAGGTATTCAGTTAGCGAAAGACGTAAATGCTATCTTAGCAAACGAAACTCCAAATTGTGATGTAATCATCTGTACTCCATTTATTCATTTAGCTTCTGTTACTCCTTTAGTAGATGCTTCTAAAATAGGTGTAGGTGCTGAAGATTGTGCAGACAAAGAATCAGGAGCATACACAGGTGAAGTTTCAGCATCTATGGTTGCTTCAACTGGTGCTAAATACGTTATCTTAGGTCACTCAGAACGTCGTGCATACTATCATGAAACATCTGCTACTCTTAAAGATAAAGTAAACTTAGCTTTGGCTAATGGTTTAACTCCTATCTTCTGTGTAGGTGAAGTTTTAGAAGAACGTGAATCAAACAAGCAAAACGAAATTGTTAAATCTCAATTGGCAGAAGCTCTTTTTGAACTTTCAGCTGAAGAATTTGGCAAACTTGTTATTGCTTATGAACCAGTTTGGGCTATTGGTACAGGTAAAACAGCTTCAAGTGCTCAAGCTCAAGAAATGCATGCATTCATTCGTTCGGTAATAGCTGACAAATACGGTAAAGATGTAGCAAACAATACTTCTATCCTTTATGGTGGTAGCTGTAAAGCTTCAAATGCAAAAGAATTATTTGCTAATCCAGACGTTGACGGTGGTCTTATTGGTGGTGCTTCACTAAAAGCTGAAGACTTCAAAGGCGTTATTGACGGCTTTAAAGCATAA
- a CDS encoding hypothetical protein (KEGG: bfr:BF3957 hypothetical protein~SPTR: Putative uncharacterized protein;~IMG reference gene:2504105797~PFAM: DoxX) has translation MENKHIQLFQSIWTNVCRYILSAVFIFSGFVKIIDPLGSYYKLQDYAEAFGLLWIPNSMLLFFGVLLASIEFAVGLFLFFGVRRNVSTVLSLVLMIFMTPLTLILALTNPISDCGCFGDALVLTNWQTFWKNVILILLAFWLYKFRKLIIPFFTEKTNWIVSLYTVIYVVVLAMYSQRYLPIMDFRPYKVGVDIVDDMSIPEGAEEPEYETVFLMEKGGEQKFFDVEHYPDSTWTFVEAKTNLIKKGYIPPIQNFSILDIETGEDITESFLTKVGYKFILVAHRINEADDSNIDLINEVYDYSVDQNYPFICLTSSLESDIEEWSDKTGAEYPFYHADDITLKTIIRSNPGLLLLKDGVIINKWDHHSIPDEYQLTDSLDKLELGKLSKIDNKETLLYVVLWYFGPLFVLFGLDLLNRRRKQK, from the coding sequence ATGGAGAATAAACATATACAACTATTTCAGAGTATATGGACAAATGTCTGTCGTTATATTCTATCGGCAGTATTTATATTTTCTGGTTTTGTGAAAATAATAGATCCACTAGGTTCTTATTATAAGTTACAAGACTATGCAGAAGCCTTTGGTCTTTTGTGGATCCCTAATTCTATGCTTTTATTCTTTGGCGTATTATTAGCTAGTATTGAGTTTGCTGTCGGGTTATTCCTTTTCTTTGGAGTAAGGAGAAATGTTTCAACTGTGCTCAGTTTGGTACTTATGATATTCATGACTCCACTGACTCTTATTTTAGCTTTGACAAATCCTATATCAGATTGTGGATGCTTTGGAGATGCACTGGTTTTAACTAACTGGCAAACTTTTTGGAAAAACGTAATTCTAATTTTATTAGCATTCTGGCTTTATAAGTTTAGGAAGTTGATAATTCCTTTTTTTACAGAAAAAACAAATTGGATCGTTTCTCTTTATACTGTGATTTATGTAGTAGTACTAGCTATGTATAGTCAGAGATATCTCCCTATAATGGATTTTAGACCTTATAAAGTAGGAGTAGATATTGTGGATGATATGTCTATTCCTGAAGGAGCTGAGGAGCCAGAATATGAGACAGTATTCCTTATGGAAAAAGGGGGAGAGCAAAAATTCTTTGATGTAGAACACTATCCTGATAGTACTTGGACTTTTGTAGAGGCTAAAACGAACTTAATAAAGAAAGGATATATTCCACCCATACAGAACTTTTCAATTCTAGATATAGAAACAGGCGAAGATATAACAGAATCATTTCTAACAAAGGTGGGCTATAAGTTTATATTGGTGGCCCATCGTATAAACGAAGCTGATGATAGTAATATTGATCTCATCAATGAGGTATATGATTATAGTGTAGATCAGAATTATCCGTTCATTTGCCTTACTTCTTCTTTAGAATCAGATATTGAGGAGTGGAGTGATAAAACTGGTGCAGAGTATCCTTTTTATCATGCTGATGATATTACGTTGAAAACCATAATTCGTTCTAACCCAGGTTTACTATTACTAAAGGATGGTGTAATTATCAATAAATGGGATCACCACTCTATTCCTGATGAATATCAGTTAACAGACTCTTTAGATAAGTTAGAGTTAGGAAAACTCAGTAAAATAGATAACAAAGAAACATTATTATATGTTGTCTTATGGTATTTCGGACCACTCTTTGTGTTGTTTGGTCTTGATTTACTGAACAGACGTCGTAAGCAGAAATAA
- a CDS encoding protein of unknown function DUF1599 (InterPro IPR011630~KEGG: bvu:BVU_0468 hypothetical protein~PFAM: Domain of unknown function DUF1599~SPTR: Putative uncharacterized protein;~IMG reference gene:2504105798~PFAM: Domain of Unknown Function (DUF1599)), with translation MKETLQQFEQVVSQCRDLFKKKLHDYGAAWRILRPSSVTDQIFIKANRIRSIGTKGVSLVGEGIKPEFIAIVNYGIIGLIQLELGYSESDDLDENKALELYDKHMKEVLDLLKIKNHDYDEAWRSMRVSSYTDLILMKIHRTKQIESLGGETLVSEGIDANYMDMINYAIFGLIKLEYGE, from the coding sequence ATGAAAGAGACACTTCAACAATTTGAACAGGTTGTAAGTCAATGTCGTGACTTATTCAAGAAAAAACTACATGACTACGGTGCAGCATGGAGAATATTAAGACCTTCATCTGTTACTGATCAAATATTTATAAAAGCGAATCGCATTAGGAGTATAGGCACTAAAGGAGTTAGTTTAGTGGGAGAAGGCATAAAGCCTGAATTTATTGCTATCGTAAATTATGGGATTATAGGTTTGATTCAATTAGAATTAGGGTATTCAGAATCTGATGATCTAGATGAAAACAAAGCCCTAGAGCTTTACGATAAGCATATGAAAGAAGTCTTGGATTTGCTAAAAATAAAAAATCACGATTATGATGAGGCTTGGAGAAGTATGAGAGTTTCATCATATACTGATTTGATCTTGATGAAAATTCATAGAACAAAACAAATAGAAAGTCTAGGAGGTGAAACATTAGTTTCAGAAGGGATTGATGCCAATTATATGGATATGATAAACTATGCCATATTTGGACTCATCAAATTAGAATATGGAGAATAA
- a CDS encoding Peptidase M23 (COGs: COG0739 Membrane protein related to metalloendopeptidase~InterPro IPR016047:IPR018392:IPR002482~KEGG: bth:BT_3926 putative peptidase~PFAM: Peptidase M23; Peptidoglycan-binding lysin domain~SMART: Peptidoglycan-binding Lysin subgroup~SPTR: Peptidase;~IMG reference gene:2504105799~PFAM: Peptidase family M23; LysM domain): MEKPSFKFLFLLIAFLGFGMSSAHSQDLLARQAPIDKKLKSIDSLVLQEQITSRSEEFPALSLYPEWITSSVHCYANVVIPDSYTIDLTDFVMPTDSRKVTSGFGARWGRRHNGLDIKVNIGDTIKVAFAGKVRIVKNEPRGYGRYIVVRHYNGLETIYGHLSKQLVKPGDDIEAGDVIGLGGNTGRSYGSHLHFETRFLGIAIDPSQMFDFPNQDVVADTFVFEKKKGDNSTASAGGAYYRVRHGDTLTGIAASKRISVDTICKLNSMKQDAVLHAGQQLRLY, from the coding sequence ATGGAGAAACCATCTTTCAAATTTCTTTTTTTGCTTATTGCATTTCTTGGCTTCGGCATGAGTTCTGCACATTCTCAAGATTTGCTTGCTAGACAGGCTCCTATCGATAAAAAATTAAAATCAATTGATTCTTTAGTTCTACAAGAACAAATAACCTCAAGAAGTGAAGAGTTTCCTGCTCTTAGCTTATATCCAGAATGGATTACTTCTTCTGTGCATTGCTATGCTAATGTTGTTATTCCCGATTCATACACCATAGATTTAACCGATTTTGTTATGCCTACTGATAGTAGGAAAGTGACTTCTGGTTTTGGTGCCCGATGGGGAAGAAGACATAATGGTCTTGATATAAAAGTAAATATTGGAGACACTATAAAAGTTGCTTTTGCGGGTAAAGTGCGTATTGTTAAAAATGAGCCAAGAGGTTATGGTCGTTATATTGTAGTAAGACATTATAATGGATTGGAAACAATCTATGGACACCTATCTAAACAGCTTGTTAAGCCTGGAGATGATATTGAGGCGGGAGATGTAATTGGGCTTGGTGGAAATACAGGTCGTTCTTATGGCTCTCATTTACACTTTGAAACTCGTTTTTTGGGTATAGCTATTGACCCAAGTCAAATGTTTGACTTTCCTAACCAAGATGTCGTAGCGGACACCTTTGTTTTTGAAAAGAAAAAAGGTGATAATTCTACTGCTTCTGCAGGTGGAGCATACTACCGTGTACGCCATGGAGACACACTTACAGGTATAGCTGCCTCAAAGAGAATATCTGTTGATACGATTTGCAAATTAAACAGTATGAAGCAAGATGCTGTGTTGCATGCAGGTCAGCAATTAAGATTGTACTAA
- a CDS encoding Peptidase M23 (COGs: COG0739 Membrane protein related to metalloendopeptidase~InterPro IPR016047:IPR018392:IPR002482~KEGG: bth:BT_3926 putative peptidase~PFAM: Peptidase M23; Peptidoglycan-binding lysin domain~SMART: Peptidoglycan-binding Lysin subgroup~SPTR: Peptidase, M23/M37 family;~IMG reference gene:2504105800~PFAM: Peptidase family M23; LysM domain): MNCSSYIKAFLAVFAFSFVGFTTAQAQDLIARQAPIDKKLKNIDSLTLQRQIDVVREEYPALSLYPNWNNTSVHAYGKAEVPESFEIDLTGFVMPTDSRRITSKFGYRWRRMHNGLDIKVNVGDTIKAAFDGRVRMVKYERRGYGRYVVIRHYNGLETVYGHMSKQLVEEDQYVKAGEVIGLGGNTGRSTGSHLHFETRFLGIAINPALMFDFPNQDIVVDKYTFKRRGGRTAATNSATASYYRVRKGDTLSGIAASKRVSVNNICKLNGIKKTSILRPGQQLRLY, translated from the coding sequence ATGAATTGTAGTAGTTATATTAAAGCATTCTTAGCTGTATTCGCCTTTTCTTTCGTAGGCTTTACTACAGCACAAGCACAAGACTTAATTGCGAGACAAGCCCCAATCGACAAAAAGCTTAAAAATATTGACTCTCTAACACTTCAAAGACAAATTGATGTTGTAAGAGAAGAATACCCTGCCTTAAGCTTGTATCCAAATTGGAATAATACTTCAGTACATGCTTATGGTAAAGCTGAGGTTCCAGAATCTTTTGAAATAGATTTGACTGGTTTTGTTATGCCAACAGACAGTCGTAGGATTACATCTAAATTTGGTTATCGTTGGAGAAGAATGCACAATGGACTAGATATAAAAGTAAATGTTGGCGATACTATAAAAGCAGCATTTGATGGTCGAGTAAGAATGGTTAAATATGAACGAAGAGGATATGGAAGATATGTCGTTATTCGTCACTACAATGGTTTAGAAACAGTTTATGGACACATGTCCAAACAATTAGTAGAAGAAGATCAGTATGTTAAGGCTGGTGAAGTAATTGGCCTTGGTGGTAATACAGGGCGTTCTACTGGTTCTCATCTTCACTTTGAAACCCGCTTCTTGGGTATAGCAATTAATCCTGCATTAATGTTTGATTTCCCCAATCAAGATATTGTTGTAGATAAATACACCTTTAAACGTCGTGGTGGTAGAACAGCTGCAACGAATAGTGCTACAGCTTCATATTATAGAGTCCGCAAAGGGGATACTCTTTCGGGTATAGCTGCTTCAAAGCGAGTATCTGTAAACAACATATGTAAGTTGAATGGAATAAAGAAAACATCTATCTTACGTCCTGGACAGCAATTAAGATTATATTAA
- a CDS encoding Nucleoside-diphosphate kinase (COGs: COG0105 Nucleoside diphosphate kinase~InterPro IPR001564~KEGG: bfs:BF3733 nucleoside diphosphate kinase~PFAM: Nucleoside diphosphate kinase~PRIAM: Nucleoside-diphosphate kinase~SMART: Nucleoside diphosphate kinase~SPTR: Nucleoside diphosphate kinase;~IMG reference gene:2504105801~PFAM: Nucleoside diphosphate kinase), with amino-acid sequence MIQQTLVILKPCTIQRALIGEVITRFERKGLKVVGLKMLQLSDEVLSEHYAHLSNKPFFQRVKNSMMASPVIVCCLEGVDAIAAVRRITGDTNGRLADPGTIRGDFCMSFQENIIHASDSSEAASIEINRFFKPYEIFDYKQGIFEYLYANDEY; translated from the coding sequence ATGATACAACAAACACTTGTGATACTAAAACCTTGTACTATTCAGAGAGCTCTGATAGGGGAAGTTATAACTCGTTTTGAAAGAAAAGGTCTGAAAGTTGTCGGACTTAAAATGTTACAACTATCAGATGAGGTTCTTAGTGAACACTATGCTCATCTATCAAATAAGCCATTTTTTCAGCGTGTGAAAAACTCTATGATGGCTTCTCCTGTAATTGTATGTTGCTTGGAAGGTGTTGATGCTATCGCTGCTGTGAGGAGAATAACTGGTGACACAAATGGACGCTTAGCAGATCCTGGAACTATTCGTGGAGATTTTTGCATGAGCTTTCAGGAGAATATAATACATGCCTCAGATTCGTCTGAAGCTGCATCGATTGAAATAAACCGTTTTTTTAAACCATATGAAATATTCGATTACAAGCAAGGTATATTTGAATACCTCTATGCAAATGACGAGTATTAA
- a CDS encoding ATP-dependent DNA helicase RecG (COGs: COG1200 RecG-like helicase~InterProIPR004609:IPR004365:IPR011545:IPR001650:IPR 014001~KEGG: bth:BT_3924 ATP-dependent DNA helicase RecG~PFAM: DNA/RNA helicase, DEAD/DEAH box type, N-terminal; Nucleic acid binding, OB-fold, tRNA/helicase-type; Helicase, C-terminal~SMART: DEAD-like helicase, N-terminal; Helicase, C-terminal~SPTR: ATP-dependent DNA helicase RecG;~TIGRFAM: DNA helicase, ATP-dependent, RecG~IMG reference gene:2504105802~PFAM: Helicase conserved C-terminal domain; DEAD/DEAH box helicase~TIGRFAM: ATP-dependent DNA helicase RecG), with the protein MLDLATRDIKFLSGVGPRRAEILNQELNIFSLHDLIYYFPYKYVDRSRVYTISELTGSMPYIQLKGQILHFNVVGEGRKKRLVARFTDGTGFIDLVWFRGVKYISSSLKLRQDYLIFGKPTVFNGQVNIAHPDMENATDIQLSSLGLKPYYNTTEKMKRGSMNSQSIEKLMKSVVDLLKYPIPETLPEHIIQKYKLMPLQEALKIIHFPGDALSLRKAQYRLKFEELFYIQLNILSYSKERQLKYKGFTFPKIGEYFNNFFFKNLPFELTGAQKRVLKEIRQDVGTGVQMNRLLQGDVGSGKTLVALMSMLMALDNGYQACMMAPTEILASQHYETILEFIHGLDIRVELLTGSTRKKDRERILSGLISGEVQIIIGTHALLEDTVTFKALGFAVIDEQHRFGVAQRAKLWIKNDNPPHILVMTATPIPRTLAMTLYGDLDVSVIDELPPGRKPIQTIHQFDNRKKSLYKMVKDQLAMGRQIYFVYPLIEESEKIDLKNLEQGYELITQEFPEYRVVKVHGKMKPAEKDEQMNLFASGQAHIMVATTVIEVGVNVPNASVMIIENAERFGLSQLHQLRGRVGRGADQSYCVLVTGYKLSEITRKRIEIMVESNDGFEIAEADLKLRGPGDLEGTQQSGVAFDLKVADLAKDGQLLQFVRTVAQDIIDKDKNRSLIENKLLWSQLDNLRKTNQNWAAIS; encoded by the coding sequence ATGCTAGACTTAGCTACACGAGATATTAAATTCTTATCGGGAGTAGGTCCAAGAAGAGCCGAAATTTTAAATCAGGAGCTAAATATCTTTTCTCTTCATGATTTAATTTATTACTTCCCTTATAAATATGTTGACCGAAGTCGTGTCTATACGATATCAGAACTTACGGGCTCTATGCCTTATATCCAATTAAAAGGTCAGATTTTACATTTTAATGTAGTAGGTGAAGGCCGTAAAAAGCGTTTGGTGGCTCGATTTACTGATGGTACAGGATTTATTGACTTAGTATGGTTTAGAGGAGTAAAATACATATCATCTAGTTTGAAACTGCGCCAAGATTATTTGATTTTTGGTAAACCAACCGTATTTAATGGACAAGTTAATATTGCTCATCCTGATATGGAAAATGCAACAGATATTCAACTTTCTTCTTTGGGATTAAAGCCCTACTATAATACAACAGAAAAAATGAAACGTGGCTCTATGAACTCTCAGTCCATAGAAAAACTAATGAAATCTGTTGTTGATTTACTGAAGTATCCTATTCCCGAAACCTTGCCTGAACATATCATTCAAAAATACAAATTAATGCCTTTGCAAGAGGCTTTGAAAATAATTCATTTCCCTGGTGATGCATTAAGTTTAAGGAAAGCTCAATATCGGTTAAAGTTTGAAGAACTTTTCTATATTCAGCTTAATATTTTAAGCTATAGTAAAGAGCGTCAATTGAAGTATAAAGGTTTTACTTTTCCGAAGATTGGTGAGTATTTCAATAATTTTTTCTTCAAGAATTTACCTTTTGAACTTACGGGGGCCCAGAAAAGAGTTCTAAAAGAAATTCGACAAGATGTAGGTACAGGAGTTCAGATGAATAGACTTTTGCAAGGTGATGTAGGTAGTGGTAAAACTCTAGTTGCCTTGATGAGTATGCTGATGGCTCTTGATAATGGTTATCAAGCCTGTATGATGGCTCCTACAGAGATATTAGCTAGTCAGCACTACGAAACGATATTAGAGTTTATACATGGGCTTGATATTCGTGTGGAGTTATTGACAGGCTCAACTCGTAAAAAAGATCGTGAAAGAATCCTAAGTGGATTAATAAGTGGAGAGGTTCAAATTATAATTGGTACTCATGCTCTTCTTGAAGATACGGTTACTTTTAAAGCTTTAGGATTTGCAGTCATTGATGAGCAACACCGTTTCGGCGTAGCCCAGCGTGCGAAGTTGTGGATTAAGAATGATAATCCACCTCATATATTAGTTATGACAGCTACCCCGATACCTCGAACATTGGCTATGACTCTTTATGGTGATCTAGATGTTTCAGTTATCGATGAATTACCTCCAGGTAGGAAGCCTATACAAACCATACATCAATTTGATAACCGAAAGAAGTCTTTATATAAGATGGTAAAAGATCAGTTGGCTATGGGTAGACAAATCTACTTTGTGTATCCGCTTATCGAGGAAAGTGAAAAGATAGATTTAAAGAATCTGGAGCAGGGGTATGAGTTAATTACTCAAGAATTTCCAGAGTATAGAGTTGTCAAAGTTCACGGAAAGATGAAACCTGCAGAAAAAGATGAGCAAATGAATTTATTTGCTTCTGGTCAGGCACACATTATGGTTGCTACTACAGTTATAGAAGTAGGGGTAAATGTACCCAATGCCTCTGTTATGATTATTGAAAATGCAGAAAGATTTGGTCTATCGCAATTGCACCAGTTAAGAGGTAGAGTAGGACGTGGAGCAGATCAATCTTATTGTGTCTTAGTAACAGGATATAAACTTTCAGAAATCACAAGAAAGAGAATTGAGATAATGGTGGAGAGTAACGATGGATTTGAAATAGCCGAAGCCGATTTGAAATTAAGAGGGCCAGGAGATTTAGAAGGTACTCAACAAAGTGGTGTTGCTTTTGATTTAAAAGTAGCAGATTTAGCTAAAGATGGGCAACTTCTTCAGTTTGTGCGAACTGTAGCTCAGGATATTATTGATAAAGATAAAAATAGAAGTTTGATAGAGAATAAACTACTCTGGTCTCAATTGGATAATTTAAGGAAAACAAACCAGAATTGGGCAGCAATAAGTTAA
- a CDS encoding 2-C-methyl-D-erythritol 4-phosphate cytidylyltransferase (COGs: COG1211 4-diphosphocytidyl-2-methyl-D-erithritol synthase~HAMAP: 4-diphosphocytidyl-2C-methyl-D-erythritol synthase~InterPro IPR001228~KEGG: bvu:BVU_0472 2-C-methyl-D-erythritol 4-phosphate cytidylyltransferase~PFAM: 4-diphosphocytidyl-2C-methyl-D-erythritol synthase~SPTR: 2-C-methyl-D-erythritol 4-phosphate cytidylyltransferase;~TIGRFAM: 4-diphosphocytidyl-2C-methyl-D-erythritol synthase~IMG reference gene:2504105803~PFAM: Uncharacterized protein family UPF0007~TIGRFAM: 2-C-methyl-D-erythritol 4-phosphate cytidylyltransferase), translating to MSDNQKAIIIVAGGKGTRMGVSLPKQFIRLGGKPILMHTIERFYTYDKQIRIILVLPEDQQVFWKDLCKEYCFDISVDVANGGDTRFHSVLNGIRLLHDEKWVGIHDGVRPFVSYEVIANCFESVQTLKAVIPTIPIVETVRFLKGETSTTVNRDEYCLVQTPQVFCSELLKRAYQQNYNSHFTDDASVVEALGQEVSLISGNRENIKVTTPFDLKIGEALL from the coding sequence ATGAGTGATAATCAAAAAGCTATAATAATTGTTGCTGGGGGCAAGGGTACTCGTATGGGTGTTTCCTTGCCCAAGCAATTTATAAGACTAGGTGGTAAGCCGATATTGATGCATACGATAGAACGTTTCTACACGTATGACAAGCAAATTAGAATCATACTTGTACTTCCTGAAGATCAACAAGTTTTCTGGAAAGATCTTTGCAAAGAGTATTGTTTTGATATCTCTGTAGATGTAGCTAATGGGGGTGATACTCGTTTTCACTCCGTATTAAACGGAATACGTTTGTTACATGATGAGAAATGGGTAGGTATTCACGATGGGGTACGTCCTTTTGTGAGTTATGAAGTTATTGCCAACTGTTTTGAGAGTGTTCAAACACTCAAAGCTGTAATACCTACTATTCCAATTGTAGAAACAGTACGATTTTTAAAAGGAGAAACAAGCACTACTGTTAATAGAGATGAATACTGTCTAGTACAGACTCCTCAGGTTTTTTGTTCAGAACTATTGAAACGAGCTTATCAACAAAATTACAATTCACATTTCACAGATGATGCCTCTGTCGTTGAGGCTTTGGGGCAAGAAGTTTCTCTAATTTCAGGAAACAGAGAAAATATTAAAGTAACTACCCCTTTTGATCTTAAAATAGGAGAGGCCTTATTATAA